A genome region from Triticum aestivum cultivar Chinese Spring chromosome 2B, IWGSC CS RefSeq v2.1, whole genome shotgun sequence includes the following:
- the LOC123046160 gene encoding uncharacterized protein → MALGGCSNEADGARANHEGSSTGQRHQHGGRPLVWEGNGTANRSGSGDQDANGSGSQRPWKGITMLCLVTRCLVTRWKWFHLHPGRRCHSYLQFHYLKIT, encoded by the exons ATGGCGCTCGGCGGCTGCAGCAACGAAGCTGATGGTGCACGAGCCAACCATGAAGGCAGTAGCACGGGGCAGCGACATCAGCATGGAGGGCGTCCTCTTGTTTGGGAAG GTAATGGAACTGCAAATAGGAGTGGCAGCGGCGACCAGGATGCAAATGGAAGTGGTTCCCAAAGACCTTGGAAAGGTATTACTATGCTTTGCTTGGTCACACGATGCTTGGTCACACGATGGAAGTGGTTCCATTTGCATCCTGGTCGCCGCTGCCACTCCTATTTGCAGTTCCATTACCTGAAAATCACATGA